One Spodoptera frugiperda isolate SF20-4 chromosome 10, AGI-APGP_CSIRO_Sfru_2.0, whole genome shotgun sequence genomic region harbors:
- the LOC126911163 gene encoding uncharacterized protein LOC126911163, with protein sequence MAYGNSGKPVRTENALCVISLGAEPVIEQRQVATALEQSHEELVSFIREVREKSRRLYLDVKKLRTVIDRRIIIKWSHDNGIVLNTEKTQYLIIHSPYSPLKETPLPIYTHTYDCIHRYTVNCSCKPIQRVDCVTYLGVKVDEHFSWIDHVNYLCNKLRTILSKFYHLSYRVPSSTLRVLYKCMVESVMDYALDCYGLTFKTHIEKLEKLQIRFLKLLVDKKTKNKYKKDYYKLFKICKVLPISLKHKYILATNNHGKHEHNSLLTIVCNKNNTRSMTSGKYEVPRVNNVYGDRSLKKRIPYLLNHLPNEIREEKSKNRFKSKLKKYLFSTLP encoded by the exons ATGGCTTACGGTAACTCTGGAAAACCTGTCCGCACAGAGAATGCACTTTGTGTAATATCCCTTGGAGCTGAGCCAGTTATTGAACAGCGTCAAGTGGCGACTGCATTGGAACAGTCGCATGAAGAACTCGTTTCTTTCATCAGAGAAGTTCGTGAGAAAAGTAGAAGACTGTATCTTGACGTGAAGAAGTTAAGAACAGTCATAG ACAggagaattattattaagtggTCTCATGACAATGGAATAGTGCTAAATACAGAGAAAACACAGTACCTAATTATACACTCACCATACTCACCTCTGAAGGAAACTCCTTTACCTATATACACTCACACGTATGATTGCATTCATAGATACACGGTCAATTGCAGCTGCAAACCTATCCAGAGAGTAGATTGTGTGACTTACCTAGGGGTCAAAGTTGACGAGCATTTTTCCTGGATTGATCATGTAAATTACTTGTGCAATAAACTTAGAACtatattaagtaaattttaCCACCTAAGTTATAGAGTTCCTAGTAGTACATTAAGAGTGTTGTATAAATGTATGGTGGAGTCTGTGATGGATTATGCTCTTGATTGCTATGGGCTAACATTCAAAACCCACAtagaaaaattagaaaaattacaaattaggTTCCTAAAACTACtagtagataaaaaaactaaaaataaatataaaaaggactactataaattattcaaaatctGTAAAGTATTACCTATCAGTCtcaaacataaatacattctCGCAACCAATAACCATGGCAAGCATGAGCATAATTCACTACTGACaatagtttgtaataaaaacaacaccCGATCGATGACGTCTGGTAAATATGAGGTACCAAGAGTTAACAATGTTTATGGTGATCGATCATTAAAAAAGCGTATCCCGTACTTACTCAACCATTTACCAAACGAAATCCGGGAAGAGAAAAGTAAGAATAGATTTAagtctaaattaaaaaaatatctgtttagCACATTACCTTAA
- the LOC118277525 gene encoding nuclear inhibitor of protein phosphatase 1, translating to MANHYEVPNWAGKPPTGLHLDVLKGDKLIQKLMIDEKKCYLFGRNPQMNDFCIDHASCSRVHAAFVYHKHLNRAFLVDLGSTHGTFIGQMRLEPNKPTQLPIDSNFHFGASTRNYIIRERPTGNSRGIMEDLPNTEQEGALLGLPETQTELDNLTEFNTAHNRRISMLGISTDDGSDVMKPPTGTKRSASMPGGIAKKQKRNVSFNEEVDIINPEDIDPTIGRFRNLVKSTIVPNPNSTPRKLKLQSAEDSQHHHSLRLQEISRGNNLYSDLPAPSSHLSLIGARLGLSLPNPAPDVELEGPEPHLNIHPPLPHTAPEEAGPSSEPRKKKYAKEAWPGRKPGLIPGV from the exons ATGGCTAACCATTATGAAGTGCCCAATTG gGCTGGAAAACCACCGACTGGGCTGCACTTGGATGTGTTGAAAGGGGATAAATTGATACAGAAACTGATGATTGATGAGaagaaatgttatttgtttGGTCGAAACCCTCAAATGAATGATTTTTGTATTGACCATGCCAGTTGTTCGAGAGTGCATGCCGCATTTGTTTACCACAAACATTTGAACAGAGCTTTTTTAGTCGACTTAGGCAGCA CTCATGGGACATTCATTGGACAAATGCGCTTGGAGCCCAACAAGCCAACACAGCTGCCTATAGATTCTAATTTCCACTTTGGAGCTTCCACAAGAAATTACATAATAAG AGAACGTCCAACGGGCAACTCTCGAGGTATAATGGAGGACCTGCCTAACACAGAACAAGAAGGTGCTCTGCTGGGTCTACCTGAGACACAAACTGAATTAGAT AATCTAACAGAATTCAACACAGCCCACAACAGAAGAATATCTATGTTGGGCATATCTACTGATGATGGTAGTGATGTTATGAAG CCTCCAACTGGCACGAAAAGATCAGCGTCCATGCCCGGTGGTATAGCCAAGAAACAGAAACGCAATGTCTCCTTCAATGAGGAGGTGGACATTATCAATCCAGAGGACATTGACCCCACTATCGGGCGGTTCAGGAACTTGGTCAAATCTACCATTGTGCCAAACCCTAATAGTACTCCCAGGAAATTGAAACTGCAAAGTGCTGAAGACA GTCAACATCACCACTCACTGAGGCTGCAGGAGATATCAAGAGGAAACAACTTGTACTCCGACCTGCCCGCACCCAGCTCACACTTAAGTCTTATTGGAGCTAG ACTCGGCCTGTCGCTACCGAACCCCGCGCCCGATGTGGAACTCGAAGGTCCCGAGCCGCACCTCAACATACATCCACCTCTACCACATAcag ctCCAGAAGAGGCGGGTCCATCGAGCGAGCCCCGCAAGAAGAAGTATGCCAAAGAAGCATGGCCGGGTCGGAAGCCTGGACTTATACCCGGAGTATGA
- the LOC118277591 gene encoding MRG/MORF4L-binding protein isoform X2, giving the protein MVSSEEEPEVKPNDPLTWDVDMEIQLFYAMANHKPVGINKHFHMACIWEKLSNSITKEISTQDIWKHLESLYDLNLLEDTEPIPFPNHEIPFSLPETEFGSLMKQKCKEAILADDSEGSRKDSVSALATKTRKESGSSHASTDTPSIKSEKDYDRRRDSRDSNASGPRDSSSSRKSTSQREKVPKTKVSSVAAWDSPLIDEDGGSRRGRRRANTSTPPATTPAKRRRT; this is encoded by the exons ATGGTTTCTAGTGAGGAAGAACCGGAGGTGAAACCGAATGACCCGCTAACATGGGACGTCGATATGGAAATTCAGTTGTTTTATGCCATGGCTAACCACAAGCCGGTCggcataaacaaacattttcacaTGGCATGTATTTGGGAAAAGCTCTCAAATTCCATAACTAAAGAGATATCAACGCAAGATATATGGAAGCATTTAGAAAGTCTGTACGATTTAAATTTATTAGAAGACACTGAGCCCATACCTTTTCCGAATCATGAAATACCGTTCAGTTTACCAGAGACTGAATTTGGTTCACTAATGAAGCAGAAGTGTAAGGAGGCTATATTAGCGGACGATAGcgaag GCAGCCGTAAGGACAGTGTAAGCGCACTCGCCACTAAAACCCGCAAAGAGAGTGGCAGTTCCCACGCCTCGACTGATACACCTAGCATCAAGTCCGAGAAAGATTATG ATCGCAGAAGAGATTCTCGTGACTCAAATGCATCAGGTCCACGAGACAGTTCGAGCAGTAGAAAGTCAACATCGCAAAGAGAAAAAGTTCCCAAGACCAAAGTTAGCTCAGTTGCAG CATGGGACTCTCCACTAATAGACGAAGATGGCGGATCGCGGCGCGGCCGCAGAAGGGCGAACACCTCGACACCTCCCGCGACGACACCAGCCAAGCGCAGGCGCACCTGA
- the LOC118277591 gene encoding MRG/MORF4L-binding protein isoform X1 yields MVSSEEEPEVKPNDPLTWDVDMEIQLFYAMANHKPVGINKHFHMACIWEKLSNSITKEISTQDIWKHLESLYDLNLLEDTEPIPFPNHEIPFSLPETEFGSLMKQKCKEAILADDSEDGRSPSPKPSTPRSSSRGTASKDSTPKGSRKDSVSALATKTRKESGSSHASTDTPSIKSEKDYDRRRDSRDSNASGPRDSSSSRKSTSQREKVPKTKVSSVAAWDSPLIDEDGGSRRGRRRANTSTPPATTPAKRRRT; encoded by the exons ATGGTTTCTAGTGAGGAAGAACCGGAGGTGAAACCGAATGACCCGCTAACATGGGACGTCGATATGGAAATTCAGTTGTTTTATGCCATGGCTAACCACAAGCCGGTCggcataaacaaacattttcacaTGGCATGTATTTGGGAAAAGCTCTCAAATTCCATAACTAAAGAGATATCAACGCAAGATATATGGAAGCATTTAGAAAGTCTGTACGATTTAAATTTATTAGAAGACACTGAGCCCATACCTTTTCCGAATCATGAAATACCGTTCAGTTTACCAGAGACTGAATTTGGTTCACTAATGAAGCAGAAGTGTAAGGAGGCTATATTAGCGGACGATAGcgaag ATGGGAGGAGTCCTTCACCTAAGCCTTCAACACCTAGAAGCAGTTCTAGGGGCACTGCGTCTAAAGATAGTACACCCAAAG GCAGCCGTAAGGACAGTGTAAGCGCACTCGCCACTAAAACCCGCAAAGAGAGTGGCAGTTCCCACGCCTCGACTGATACACCTAGCATCAAGTCCGAGAAAGATTATG ATCGCAGAAGAGATTCTCGTGACTCAAATGCATCAGGTCCACGAGACAGTTCGAGCAGTAGAAAGTCAACATCGCAAAGAGAAAAAGTTCCCAAGACCAAAGTTAGCTCAGTTGCAG CATGGGACTCTCCACTAATAGACGAAGATGGCGGATCGCGGCGCGGCCGCAGAAGGGCGAACACCTCGACACCTCCCGCGACGACACCAGCCAAGCGCAGGCGCACCTGA
- the LOC118277459 gene encoding peroxisome biogenesis factor 10 has translation MALPRAQPAEVLRSWQKDDLYEKQLAESLSRLLSARNVSKAIPLSNLIYRSLTTLQDLQTLGEEYSGIVQVDETYNKLPSHWSRLLSILLSIFGENITRVILQSAEKRVQQDPSLTVEAQNVFLITFKTLSSIIPQIQSIHRGIAYISGGPLQIGKTVAGIDYVHVRPAAAAYYAHLRLLGVVTLLHALVSCGQSLYRAKAHMEQMREVPNEVDSSKSCVACLEEIIQPCVLPCGHIFCLQCSYGALETCALCRSPFTKNCVVPLMNYFPESS, from the coding sequence ATGGCATTACCAAGAGCGCAACCCGCAGAAGTTCTTCGATCATGGCAAAAAGATGATCTTTACGAAAAACAACTTGCGGAATCTTTGTCAAGATTGTTATCAGCAAGAAATGTATCCAAGGCGATACCACTGTCTAATTTAATATATAGATCACTCACCACACTACAGGACCTTCAAACTCTTGGCGAAGAATATTCTGGTATCGTGCAGGTCGATGAAACTTATAACAAGTTACCATCACATTGGAGTCGACTACTCAGCATCTTACTGTCAATATTTGGCGAAAATATCACAAGAGTGATCCTCCAAAGTGCAGAAAAGCGTGTACAACAAGATCCGTCACTAACTGTAGAAGCACAGAACGTATTTTTGATTACATTCAAAACTTTGAGCAGTATAATACCTCAGATACAGAGTATTCATCGCGGGATTGCGTATATTAGTGGCGGGCCTTTACAGATAGGGAAGACTGTGGCTGGTATAGACTACGTGCATGTCAGACCTGCCGCGGCTGCTTATTATGCGCATTTAAGACTCCTTGGTGTTGTTACTCTGTTGCATGCACTAGTATCTTGTGGCCAGAGTTTGTACAGAGCTAAAGCCCATATGGAACAAATGAGAGAAGTACCAAATGAAGTAGACAGCAGCAAGTCATGTGTGGCCTGCTTAGAAGAAATTATTCAGCCCTGTGTGTTACCCTGTggtcatatattttgtttgcaatGCTCGTATGGGGCACTGGAAACATGCGCATTATGCCGCTCACCGTTCACCAAGAACTGTGTAGTTCCATTGATGAATTATTTTCCAGAGAGTTCATGA